In one window of Henckelia pumila isolate YLH828 chromosome 1, ASM3356847v2, whole genome shotgun sequence DNA:
- the LOC140874761 gene encoding uncharacterized protein: MRLLLAKLRSAAASFPSNSSVYTCHIRRHQPLVPGLLGDLLSSPWSATQLRCARFSGGDVRPGNVIMRRGKLFQVVKAQHTTQGRGGAIIQVELRDVDSGSKTNERLRTDEPVERVFVQEKSLAYLYTDDETGNVVLMDPETYGQLDVPSHLFGESLAYLQDDMKVTVQLYDERPMAASMPNRAICTVVEAADVVKGSGPMPYKRVLLDNGRTIQAPAHVLAGEKIIVSTTDNSYIGKA; encoded by the exons ATGCGATTATTACTCGCCAAACTCCGTTCCGCCGCCGCTTCATTTCCATCCAATTCTTCGGTGTATACTTGCCACATCAGACGCCACCAGCCTTTGGTTCCCGGGCTACTCGGCGACCTCCTTTCCTCCCCATGGTCCGCCACCCAGCTCCGCTGCGCTAGATTCTCCGGCGGTGAT GTAAGACCAGGAAATGTTATAATGAGAAGAG GAAAGCTTTTTCAG GTGGTAAAAGCGCAGCATACTACCCAAGGTAGGGGAGGAGCAATAATACAG GTGGAGCTCCGGGATGTTGATAGTGGAAGCAAAACCAATGAGCGGTTACGAACCGATGAGCCAGTTGAAA GAGTGTTTGTTCAAGAGAAGTCACTTGCATATCTATATACGGATGATGAAACCGGAAATGTTGTGCTAATGGA CCCTGAAACATATGGCCAGCTAGATGTACCCAGTCATTTATTTGGTGAATCTCTTGCGTACCTTCAAG ATGATATGAAAGTAACTGTCCAACTCTATGATGAAAGGCCAATGGCAGCATCAATGCCCAATCGAGCAATATGCACTGTTGTTGAAGCAGCTGATGTTGTAAAGGGAAGTGGACCAATGCC TTACAAAAGGGTTTTGCTGGACAATGGTCGCACTATCCAG GCCCCAGCCCATGTGTTAGCCGGCGAAAAGATTATTGTCAGCACCACTGACAACTCTTACATTGGCAA GGCTTGA